A genome region from Geminicoccus roseus DSM 18922 includes the following:
- the glnA gene encoding type I glutamate--ammonia ligase has translation MKAIKDNGVQMIDIRLTDVPGTWQHISYPAAVFEQDQIEEGLGFDGSSVRGFKTIEASDMLLMPDPTTAFIDPFYEHKTLVMIADVVDPVTGEFYDRDPRGIAKKAEAYLKSTGIGDTAFFGPEAEFFVFDNVQFGQDINSGSYLVDSVEGWWNMRKAEGPNLGYKIRPKEGYFPCAPTDTLHDLRTAMALTMIEIGLTVECQHHEVATAGQCEIDMKFDSLLAMADHQMKYKYVVKNVAAKAGKSATFMPKPLHGDNGSGMHCHQSIWSEGKPLFAGDKEHGLSDMCKWYIGGLLKHAPALLAFAAPTTNSYRRLVPGYEAPVNLAWSARNRSAACRIPMYSNSPKAKRVEFRCPDPSCNPYIAFSAMLMAGLDGIRNKIDPGEATDKNIYDLPPEELAHIPTVPGSLSQALQALEDDHEFLLQGEVFSKEFIDNYLAMKRTNEVEALALRPHPYEFVLYYDC, from the coding sequence ATGAAGGCCATCAAGGACAATGGCGTTCAGATGATCGACATCCGCCTGACGGATGTCCCCGGCACCTGGCAGCATATCAGCTATCCGGCGGCCGTCTTCGAGCAGGACCAGATCGAGGAAGGCCTGGGCTTCGACGGCTCGTCCGTGCGCGGCTTCAAGACCATCGAAGCCTCGGACATGCTCTTGATGCCCGATCCCACCACCGCGTTCATCGACCCGTTCTACGAGCACAAGACGCTGGTGATGATCGCCGACGTCGTCGACCCGGTGACCGGCGAGTTCTACGACCGTGACCCGCGCGGCATCGCCAAGAAGGCCGAGGCCTACCTGAAGTCCACCGGCATCGGCGACACGGCGTTCTTCGGCCCCGAGGCCGAGTTCTTCGTGTTCGACAACGTGCAGTTCGGCCAGGACATCAATTCCGGCTCCTACCTCGTCGACAGCGTCGAGGGCTGGTGGAACATGCGCAAGGCCGAGGGCCCGAACCTCGGCTACAAGATCCGGCCCAAGGAAGGCTACTTCCCCTGCGCGCCGACCGACACGCTGCACGACCTGCGCACGGCCATGGCGCTGACCATGATCGAGATCGGGCTTACGGTCGAATGCCAGCACCATGAGGTGGCGACTGCCGGCCAGTGCGAAATCGACATGAAGTTCGATTCGCTGCTGGCGATGGCCGACCACCAGATGAAGTACAAGTACGTCGTGAAGAACGTGGCGGCCAAGGCCGGCAAGTCCGCGACGTTCATGCCGAAGCCGCTCCATGGCGACAACGGCTCGGGCATGCACTGCCACCAGTCGATCTGGAGCGAGGGCAAGCCCTTGTTCGCCGGCGACAAGGAGCACGGCCTGTCCGACATGTGCAAATGGTACATCGGCGGCCTGCTCAAGCACGCCCCGGCCCTGCTGGCCTTCGCGGCGCCGACCACCAACTCCTATCGCCGCCTGGTCCCGGGCTACGAGGCCCCCGTCAACCTGGCCTGGTCGGCGCGCAACCGCTCGGCGGCCTGCCGCATCCCGATGTACTCTAACAGCCCCAAGGCCAAGCGGGTCGAGTTCCGCTGCCCCGACCCGTCGTGCAACCCCTACATCGCCTTCTCGGCGATGCTGATGGCGGGCCTCGACGGCATCAGGAACAAGATCGACCCGGGCGAAGCTACCGACAAGAACATCTACGACCTGCCGCCGGAAGAGCTGGCGCACATCCCGACCGTGCCGGGCTCGCTCTCCCAGGCGCTGCAGGCGCTCGAGGACGACCACGAGTTCCTGCTGCAGGGCGAGGTGTTCTCCAAGGAGTTCATCGACAACTATCTCGCCATGAAGCGCACCAACGAGGTCGAGGCACTGGCCCTGCGCCCGCACCCCTACGAGTTCGTGCTCTACTACGACTGCTGA
- a CDS encoding glutamine synthetase beta-grasp domain-containing protein — translation MTKYKLEYIWLDGYTPVPNLRGKTQIKEFDSFPSLDELPLWGFDGSSTLQAEGHSSDCVLKPVRVFPDPVRTNGVLVLCEVMMPDGVTPHPSNSRATILDDDGAWFGFEQEYFFYKNGRPLGFPEQGFPAPQGPYYTGVGYKNVGDMARTIVEEHLDICLAAGINHEGINAEVAKGQWEFQIFGKGSKRAADEMWMARYLLLRLTEKYGIDIEFHCKPLGDTDWNGSGMHCNFSTSYLREVGGKAYFEQLMKAFETNLDDHIAVYGPDNHMRLTGKHETAPWNKFSYGVADRGASIRVPHSFVRNEYKGYLEDRRPNSQGDPYQIASQILKTIASVSTGAEKGDVAAAA, via the coding sequence ATGACGAAGTACAAGCTGGAGTATATTTGGCTCGACGGCTACACCCCGGTGCCAAACCTCCGCGGCAAGACCCAGATCAAGGAGTTCGACTCCTTCCCGTCGCTGGATGAACTGCCGCTCTGGGGCTTCGATGGCAGCTCCACGCTGCAGGCCGAGGGGCACAGCTCCGACTGCGTGCTGAAGCCGGTCCGCGTGTTCCCGGACCCGGTCCGCACCAACGGCGTGCTGGTCCTCTGCGAAGTGATGATGCCGGACGGCGTGACCCCGCATCCGTCGAACAGCCGCGCCACCATCCTCGATGACGACGGCGCCTGGTTCGGCTTCGAGCAGGAATACTTCTTCTACAAGAACGGCCGGCCGCTCGGCTTCCCCGAGCAGGGCTTCCCGGCACCGCAGGGCCCCTACTACACCGGCGTCGGCTACAAGAATGTCGGCGACATGGCGCGCACGATCGTCGAGGAGCATCTCGACATCTGCCTGGCCGCCGGCATCAACCACGAGGGCATCAACGCCGAGGTGGCGAAGGGACAGTGGGAGTTCCAGATCTTCGGCAAGGGCTCCAAGCGGGCGGCCGACGAGATGTGGATGGCGCGCTACCTGCTGCTGCGCCTCACCGAGAAGTACGGCATCGACATCGAGTTCCATTGCAAGCCGCTGGGCGATACCGACTGGAACGGCTCCGGCATGCACTGCAACTTCTCGACGTCCTACCTGCGCGAGGTCGGCGGCAAGGCCTATTTCGAGCAGCTGATGAAGGCGTTCGAGACCAACCTCGACGACCACATCGCCGTCTATGGCCCGGACAACCACATGCGTCTGACCGGCAAGCATGAGACGGCGCCGTGGAACAAGTTCAGCTATGGCGTGGCCGATCGCGGCGCCTCCATCCGCGTGCCGCACAGCTTCGTGCGCAACGAGTACAAGGGCTATCTCGAGGATCGCCGCCCGAACTCCCAGGGCGACCCCTACCAGATCGCCTCGCAGATCCTGAAGACGATCGCCTCGGTGTCGACCGGCGCCGAGAAGGGCGACGTGGCCGCGGCTGCGTGA
- a CDS encoding DUF2735 domain-containing protein, which yields MTRSLHQDSAKIYQFPVRAKPAGASFRGPSLPVTDIRTTQYVHVDCGAGWYHEAAVQDAERAARRRNAGRGD from the coding sequence ATGACCAGAAGCCTTCACCAGGATTCCGCCAAGATCTACCAGTTCCCCGTCCGGGCCAAACCCGCGGGTGCGAGCTTTCGCGGACCGTCCCTGCCAGTTACCGACATCCGGACAACGCAGTACGTCCATGTCGATTGCGGTGCCGGCTGGTATCACGAGGCGGCGGTACAGGATGCCGAGCGGGCAGCCAGGCGCAGGAACGCTGGTCGCGGCGACTGA
- a CDS encoding P-II family nitrogen regulator, producing MKKIEAVIKPFKLDEVKEALQEIGLKGMTVTEVKGFGRQKGHTELYRGAEYVVDFLPKVKIEVVVDDQLSERAVEAIQQAAKTDRIGDGKIFVYSVEDAVRIRTGERGNDAL from the coding sequence ATGAAGAAGATCGAAGCCGTCATCAAGCCGTTCAAGCTGGACGAGGTGAAGGAAGCCCTCCAGGAGATCGGCCTGAAGGGCATGACTGTGACCGAGGTGAAGGGTTTTGGCCGGCAGAAGGGTCATACCGAGCTGTATCGCGGCGCAGAGTACGTCGTCGACTTCCTGCCCAAGGTGAAGATCGAGGTGGTCGTCGACGATCAGCTTTCCGAGCGGGCGGTCGAGGCCATCCAGCAGGCCGCCAAAACCGACCGGATCGGCGACGGCAAGATCTTCGTCTACTCCGTGGAGGACGCGGTGCGGATCCGGACCGGCGAGCGCGGCAACGACGCGCTCTGA
- a CDS encoding imelysin family protein has translation MRRSTTFMVAAAAIALTTSARAAEPGQVVATYADIAAAMYADALASGQDLHAAVDAFLASPSEQTLAQAKDAWKAARNPYQQTEALRFGNPLVDEWEGKVNAWPLDEGLIDYVDASYGDSSDENPLYTLNVVASPKLRIGRNLVDASTITPELLENELQEALDVEKNVAVGYHAIEFLLWGQDLNGTGPGAGARPWTDYSLEQCTNGHCERRRAYLEAAADLLVSDLQEMATSWQEGGEARADLLGIEPQAGLGRILTGIGSLSYGELAGERMKLGLLLNDPEEEHDCFSDNTHNSHYYDQVGMVALWNGHYERTDGSVVEGPSMADLTREKDPELAERIEQRMNDTTEKLGQIRETAESGQMAYDQMLAADNAEGNAMLQAAIDALVAQTRAVEEVVPALGVAITVEGSDSLDDPGMVAP, from the coding sequence ATGCGCCGATCCACCACCTTCATGGTCGCTGCGGCCGCAATCGCCCTGACGACATCCGCCAGGGCCGCCGAGCCGGGCCAGGTCGTGGCCACCTATGCCGACATCGCCGCCGCGATGTATGCGGACGCGCTTGCGAGCGGCCAGGACCTGCACGCGGCGGTGGACGCCTTCCTGGCGTCGCCCTCGGAACAAACCCTCGCCCAGGCGAAGGATGCCTGGAAAGCGGCCCGGAACCCCTACCAGCAGACCGAGGCGCTGCGGTTCGGCAACCCGCTGGTGGACGAATGGGAAGGCAAGGTGAATGCCTGGCCGCTCGACGAGGGGCTGATCGACTATGTCGACGCCTCCTATGGCGACAGTTCCGACGAGAACCCGCTCTATACCCTGAACGTGGTGGCGTCGCCGAAGCTGCGGATTGGCCGCAACCTGGTGGATGCGAGCACGATCACGCCGGAGCTCCTGGAGAACGAGCTGCAGGAGGCCCTGGACGTCGAGAAGAACGTGGCGGTCGGCTACCACGCCATCGAGTTCCTGCTCTGGGGGCAGGACCTGAACGGCACCGGGCCTGGCGCCGGGGCGCGGCCCTGGACCGACTACAGCCTGGAGCAGTGCACCAACGGTCATTGCGAGCGTCGGCGTGCCTATCTGGAGGCGGCGGCGGACCTGCTGGTGTCCGACCTGCAGGAGATGGCGACCTCCTGGCAGGAAGGCGGCGAGGCTCGCGCCGACCTGCTCGGGATCGAGCCGCAGGCCGGGCTGGGCAGGATCCTGACCGGCATCGGCTCGCTGTCCTATGGCGAGCTGGCCGGCGAGCGGATGAAGCTCGGCCTGCTCCTGAACGATCCGGAGGAGGAGCATGACTGCTTCTCCGACAACACCCACAACTCGCACTACTACGACCAGGTCGGCATGGTCGCCTTGTGGAACGGCCACTACGAGCGCACCGACGGCAGCGTCGTCGAGGGCCCGTCGATGGCGGACCTCACCAGGGAAAAGGATCCCGAGCTGGCCGAGCGGATCGAGCAGCGGATGAACGACACCACCGAGAAGCTCGGCCAGATCCGCGAGACCGCCGAGAGCGGGCAGATGGCTTACGACCAGATGCTCGCCGCCGACAATGCCGAGGGCAACGCCATGCTGCAGGCGGCGATCGACGCGCTGGTCGCCCAGACTCGGGCTGTCGAGGAGGTGGTGCCGGCCCTGGGCGTCGCCATCACCGTGGAAGGATCGGACAGCCTCGACGATCCGGGCATGGTGGCGCCCTGA
- a CDS encoding multicopper oxidase family protein, with protein sequence MKAARRPFLLGAGAFLAGAALPETGRSGPLARPLMPTGRTVEHWLVAAERMVRIPADAGPEVPAWTFGPEPLPMIRLQRGDSLRVRAENRLDQLISIHWHGIRVPNAMDGVPYLTQDPIRTGGSFDYTFTPPDTGTFFFHTHCNTIEQLGRGLAGVLIVEGDELVRHDADLVCVLRDWRIDGQGGFAEFTSNAAAAKAGTFGQVRTVNDRVEPVLEVPAGGEVRLRILNIDPTRIALLGLEGTPAAVIAIDGNGLPPVPLESWRLGPAMRIDLSVRAPGPGEEAVLYDYFSAEPVPLARLRGMGPRLDRGRFDPAPLIPSDFPAPDLEKAETFRLTFQSTAVASDLVLPDGQVLRYADSICLSSATLWAIDRKTWPEAGHQQLPPPLFELVKGRSYVIELVNLSQYQHPIHLHGVTFQVLDPRQGESGQRADTVLLGPRDRVRIAFVADNPGDWMLHCHIIEHQETGMMGWFRIA encoded by the coding sequence ATGAAGGCCGCCAGGCGACCGTTTCTCCTGGGCGCCGGCGCGTTCCTTGCCGGCGCCGCCCTGCCGGAGACAGGCCGAAGCGGGCCGCTCGCCCGGCCCCTAATGCCCACCGGCCGCACCGTCGAGCACTGGCTGGTGGCGGCCGAGCGCATGGTCCGCATCCCGGCCGACGCGGGACCCGAGGTGCCGGCCTGGACCTTCGGCCCGGAGCCACTGCCGATGATCCGGCTGCAGCGGGGCGATTCCCTGCGCGTCCGGGCCGAAAACCGCCTCGACCAGCTCATCTCGATCCACTGGCACGGCATCCGGGTGCCGAACGCCATGGACGGCGTGCCCTACCTGACCCAGGACCCGATCCGGACCGGCGGCAGCTTCGACTACACCTTCACGCCGCCCGATACCGGGACGTTCTTCTTCCACACCCACTGCAACACCATCGAGCAGCTGGGCCGGGGGCTGGCCGGCGTGCTGATCGTCGAGGGCGACGAACTGGTGCGGCACGACGCGGACTTGGTCTGCGTGCTGCGCGACTGGCGGATCGACGGGCAGGGTGGCTTTGCCGAGTTCACCAGCAACGCCGCCGCCGCCAAGGCCGGCACGTTCGGCCAGGTGCGCACCGTCAACGATCGGGTCGAGCCGGTCCTGGAGGTGCCGGCCGGCGGCGAAGTCCGCCTGCGCATCCTCAACATCGACCCGACCCGGATCGCCTTGCTGGGGTTGGAGGGCACCCCGGCCGCCGTGATCGCCATCGACGGCAACGGTCTTCCCCCAGTGCCGCTGGAAAGCTGGCGGCTGGGCCCAGCCATGCGGATCGACCTGTCGGTGCGGGCGCCCGGCCCCGGCGAGGAGGCGGTCCTCTATGACTATTTCTCGGCCGAACCGGTCCCGCTGGCGAGGCTGCGAGGCATGGGCCCACGTCTGGATCGCGGCAGGTTCGACCCGGCACCCCTGATCCCGTCGGACTTCCCGGCGCCCGACCTGGAGAAGGCCGAGACCTTCCGCCTGACCTTCCAGTCCACCGCGGTTGCGAGCGACCTGGTCCTGCCCGACGGTCAGGTGCTGCGCTATGCCGACAGCATCTGCCTGTCCAGCGCCACCCTGTGGGCGATCGACCGCAAGACCTGGCCGGAAGCCGGGCACCAGCAGCTTCCGCCGCCTCTGTTCGAGCTGGTGAAGGGCAGGAGCTACGTGATCGAGCTGGTCAACCTGAGTCAGTACCAGCACCCGATCCACCTGCATGGCGTCACCTTCCAGGTGCTGGACCCGCGCCAGGGCGAGTCCGGCCAGCGGGCCGACACGGTGCTGCTCGGCCCGCGCGACCGCGTCCGGATCGCCTTTGTCGCCGACAATCCGGGTGACTGGATGCTCCACTGCCACATCATCGAGCACCAGGAGACCGGCATGATGGGCTGGTTCCGGATCGCATGA